In Methanobrevibacter sp., a genomic segment contains:
- a CDS encoding ATP-dependent DNA ligase, whose protein sequence is MKYQELVDVYSALEATTKRLEKTEIISEFLKRLDSDTIEKVGLLILGVVFPAWSSEEIGIGGKLVERAVAEAVGTTQANVEDAVRDEGDIGLACVKLYAKKSQMTFFSKPLTIDFVFNSLRKLSTISGSRSTNRKISVILELLSQASATEAKYLTRTITEELRIGVGDGVVRDAIAQAFEIDKKIVERAQMLTNDFSVVARTAKDEGAEGLEKLNLTPGTPVKPMLAQLAPPLNEIIPEMGTAICETKYDGIRLQVHRNNDEIRIFTRRLENITHALPEIVELFNEYLPHEDYIVEGEVIATRDGKPLPFQNILHRVRRKHNVEEAMENVPLKLFLFDVLYYKVPMIDEPLSLRRETLENIVDISVDEMNLSTMLVGTPDNLDDIQSLFESSIEGGHEGIMIKDASEPYIPGLRGKKMLKYKAEPETLDMVIVGGTYGIGKRGDFVGSYLVALRDENDDFKTVAYAATGLDDATLEYLTEKMKELEISTKGREIKVEPKIVLEIAFSEIVESPEYETGYSLRFPVVKNIRKDKGPMDADTVERLISMYNTEN, encoded by the coding sequence ATGAAATATCAGGAACTGGTGGATGTCTACTCAGCACTTGAAGCGACTACAAAAAGGCTGGAAAAAACAGAAATCATATCCGAATTCCTAAAAAGACTGGACTCAGACACAATTGAAAAAGTGGGATTGCTAATTCTAGGCGTTGTATTCCCTGCATGGAGTTCAGAAGAAATCGGCATTGGCGGAAAGCTGGTGGAGCGTGCAGTGGCTGAAGCGGTTGGAACCACACAGGCCAATGTCGAGGATGCAGTTCGTGACGAAGGTGACATCGGCCTTGCATGCGTCAAACTATATGCCAAAAAGTCCCAGATGACATTCTTCTCAAAGCCTTTGACAATCGATTTTGTCTTCAATAGCTTGCGCAAATTATCCACAATCAGCGGTTCAAGATCCACCAACCGTAAGATTTCCGTCATTTTAGAGCTATTGTCACAGGCCAGTGCCACCGAAGCAAAATATCTAACCCGAACAATTACCGAGGAATTGAGAATCGGTGTTGGCGATGGGGTTGTCAGGGATGCCATAGCCCAAGCCTTCGAAATTGATAAGAAAATAGTTGAAAGAGCGCAGATGCTTACCAATGATTTTTCTGTCGTTGCAAGAACTGCAAAGGATGAAGGTGCCGAAGGCCTTGAAAAGCTTAATCTGACGCCAGGAACACCCGTCAAGCCAATGCTTGCGCAGTTAGCACCACCCCTAAATGAAATTATCCCAGAGATGGGAACCGCAATCTGCGAGACAAAATATGATGGGATACGCCTTCAGGTTCACAGGAACAATGATGAAATCAGAATATTCACACGCAGGCTTGAAAACATCACCCATGCTCTTCCAGAAATCGTTGAACTGTTCAATGAATACCTGCCCCATGAGGATTACATTGTGGAAGGGGAAGTAATAGCTACTAGAGATGGAAAGCCTCTCCCGTTCCAGAACATCCTGCATAGGGTTAGAAGAAAGCACAATGTGGAGGAAGCTATGGAGAATGTTCCATTGAAACTATTCCTTTTTGATGTCCTCTACTATAAAGTCCCTATGATTGACGAACCCCTTTCACTCAGGCGAGAGACTTTGGAAAACATCGTGGATATCTCCGTTGATGAGATGAACCTGAGTACAATGCTGGTTGGAACACCTGACAATCTTGATGACATACAGTCATTATTCGAATCCTCCATTGAGGGAGGCCATGAGGGAATAATGATTAAGGATGCATCCGAACCGTATATTCCTGGCCTAAGGGGCAAAAAGATGCTTAAATACAAGGCGGAACCTGAAACTTTGGACATGGTGATTGTTGGAGGAACATACGGCATTGGAAAACGTGGCGATTTTGTTGGCTCATATCTGGTGGCGCTAAGAGATGAAAATGATGATTTCAAAACAGTTGCATATGCTGCAACCGGTCTTGACGACGCTACCCTAGAATACCTAACAGAAAAAATGAAAGAACTTGAAATTTCAACCAAGGGCCGTGAGATAAAAGTAGAGCCGAAAATAGTTTTGGAAATCGCATTTTCCGAAATCGTAGAATCACCGGAATATGAAACCGGATACTCCTTAAGGTTCCCTGTCGTGAAAAACATAAGAAAGGATAAAGGCCCTATGGATGCTGACACCGTTGAGAGATTGATTTCCATGTACAATACTGAAAATTAA
- the thiC gene encoding phosphomethylpyrimidine synthase, which produces MTQKSEAQKGNITPEMEYVAEYENIDANKLAKLIDKGLVVIPKNINGNSKPCGIGECLKTKINANIGSSSKIDDIELEIDKAKLAQEYGADALMDLSTGSDLKLFRRKIMDAVDICIGTVPLYEAGVVTLAKDKEIIDMDPDDIFKAIENQAKEGVDFMTLHCGITKDLVEKLKAANRMMGIVSRGGTFMASWINHNGLENPLYENYDYLLELSYEYDITLSLGDGLRPGCLADASDIPQIQELVNLGTLVKRAQDANVQVMVEGPGHMPLNQIKANMEIQKTICHGAPFYVLGPLVTDIAPGYDHITGAIGGAIAATAGANFLCYVTPAEHLSLPSLEDVKEGVIASKIAAEAADVAKGLDSAWTREKAMAKARRDFDWDAQFSLALDKSKPRKYRDKCQLDDDEMCAMCGEYCAVKIAKGDF; this is translated from the coding sequence TTGACTCAAAAAAGTGAAGCTCAAAAAGGCAACATCACTCCAGAAATGGAATATGTTGCAGAATATGAAAATATAGATGCAAACAAACTAGCCAAGTTGATTGACAAAGGATTAGTGGTGATTCCAAAAAACATCAACGGAAATTCAAAGCCATGCGGAATTGGCGAATGCCTGAAAACCAAAATAAATGCCAATATAGGATCATCATCTAAAATCGATGACATTGAACTGGAAATCGATAAAGCGAAACTGGCCCAAGAATATGGTGCCGATGCATTGATGGACTTGTCGACAGGTTCCGATTTGAAACTGTTCAGAAGGAAAATCATGGATGCCGTAGACATCTGCATCGGAACAGTCCCCCTCTATGAAGCGGGAGTAGTAACCCTGGCCAAAGACAAAGAGATAATAGACATGGACCCTGACGACATCTTCAAGGCCATTGAAAATCAGGCAAAGGAAGGAGTGGACTTCATGACGCTCCACTGCGGAATTACAAAAGACTTGGTTGAAAAATTAAAGGCTGCAAACAGGATGATGGGGATTGTGAGCCGTGGAGGAACATTCATGGCTTCCTGGATCAATCACAACGGCCTGGAAAACCCATTATATGAAAATTACGATTATCTTTTAGAGCTATCCTATGAATATGACATCACATTATCCCTTGGTGATGGTTTAAGGCCAGGCTGTCTGGCGGATGCAAGCGATATCCCTCAAATCCAAGAGCTTGTAAATCTCGGAACGCTAGTCAAAAGGGCTCAGGATGCCAACGTTCAGGTAATGGTGGAAGGTCCGGGACACATGCCGTTAAACCAGATTAAGGCCAACATGGAAATCCAAAAGACAATCTGTCACGGAGCTCCGTTTTATGTATTGGGACCTCTCGTAACGGATATCGCTCCAGGCTATGATCACATTACCGGAGCCATCGGCGGAGCCATTGCTGCAACTGCAGGAGCAAACTTCCTGTGTTATGTGACACCGGCAGAACACCTATCGCTTCCAAGTTTAGAAGATGTAAAAGAGGGAGTGATTGCATCAAAAATTGCTGCTGAAGCGGCCGATGTCGCAAAGGGACTTGACTCAGCATGGACTCGTGAAAAGGCAATGGCAAAGGCCCGAAGGGATTTCGACTGGGATGCCCAATTCAGCCTTGCGCTGGACAAGTCCAAACCAAGGAAATACCGAGACAAATGCCAACTGGACGATGATGAGATGTGTGCAATGTGCGGAGAATATTGTGCCGTTAAGATAGCCAAAGGTGATTTCTAA
- a CDS encoding PolC-type DNA polymerase III, with amino-acid sequence MFTIKIIFFDTETSGLDCRDCKIIELAMLTVENGEIVEEYDKFINIGQALSPKIIGLTGITNDMLRKEGHSEEIIARDLKERLTNGTVMIAHNAQFDLSFVYFLLKRHYPLEADDIVKNVDWIDTVTVLKDRKKYPHKLVDAVHYYKIDDVNYHRAIDDTKALYEVTLAMKEERNDLVEYKNLFGFNPKYGPGYFKFSFIEYKPQPFRQGLAPAERILPKR; translated from the coding sequence GTGTTTACTATTAAAATTATTTTTTTCGATACTGAAACAAGCGGTTTGGATTGCAGGGATTGTAAGATTATTGAGCTTGCAATGCTCACTGTTGAAAATGGCGAAATTGTTGAGGAATATGATAAATTTATCAATATTGGACAAGCACTTTCACCTAAAATTATTGGCCTTACAGGGATTACCAATGACATGTTGAGAAAGGAAGGGCACAGTGAAGAGATTATTGCTCGAGATTTAAAGGAAAGATTAACTAATGGTACTGTGATGATTGCACATAATGCCCAATTTGATTTATCATTTGTCTATTTTCTATTGAAAAGGCATTATCCTTTAGAAGCCGATGATATTGTAAAAAATGTTGATTGGATTGATACTGTAACGGTACTAAAGGACAGGAAAAAATATCCTCACAAGTTAGTTGATGCAGTGCATTATTATAAAATTGATGATGTCAATTACCATAGGGCTATTGATGATACAAAGGCATTGTATGAAGTTACATTAGCAATGAAAGAAGAAAGAAATGATTTAGTGGAGTATAAAAATCTATTTGGATTTAATCCTAAATATGGGCCGGGTTATTTCAAATTTTCATTCATTGAATATAAACCACAACCATTCAGACAGGGTTTGGCTCCTGCAGAGAGAATTCTGCCAAAAAGGTAA
- a CDS encoding methanogenesis marker 8 protein — protein MSEHTIEALGRSRITIKDGKVISVSEPEVEYCPLFDHHRGIKELTPEIIAKNIQFRIDDFGMCTPNRQLRMKDFLSFGISEIMSTLLEENVIDSVVMVLEGCGTLIVTEPELVQGIGGRVSGLVETTPIPELIDEIGKENIVNPKTAEINQIEGIRLAISKGFKSIAVTITLASDAEEIEKLKEENPDINIYVFVVHTTKTSAEDARKLFDACDVTTGCASKHIREIGEAESIKTVGQSIPIFAHTEDGKKFLEMRLEKIGGEKPKKDNPDLPYPLV, from the coding sequence ATGAGCGAACATACTATTGAAGCATTAGGAAGAAGCAGGATCACCATTAAGGATGGTAAAGTAATTAGCGTTAGCGAACCGGAAGTCGAATATTGTCCTCTTTTTGATCACCACAGAGGAATTAAAGAGCTCACACCTGAAATAATAGCTAAAAACATCCAATTTAGAATAGATGATTTTGGAATGTGTACACCCAATCGCCAACTTAGAATGAAAGACTTCTTAAGCTTCGGAATATCTGAAATAATGTCTACCTTGCTTGAAGAAAATGTCATTGATTCTGTCGTGATGGTTCTGGAGGGTTGCGGAACATTGATTGTGACAGAACCAGAATTAGTTCAAGGAATCGGCGGGCGAGTCTCAGGGCTTGTAGAAACCACCCCCATACCGGAATTGATTGATGAAATTGGTAAGGAAAATATCGTAAATCCAAAAACCGCCGAGATAAACCAGATTGAAGGAATCAGATTAGCCATTTCAAAAGGATTCAAAAGCATTGCAGTGACAATAACACTGGCAAGTGATGCGGAGGAAATTGAAAAGCTAAAAGAAGAAAACCCTGACATTAACATTTATGTCTTTGTGGTCCACACTACCAAAACAAGTGCGGAGGATGCAAGAAAACTGTTTGATGCATGTGATGTCACAACCGGATGCGCATCCAAGCATATCCGTGAAATCGGAGAGGCAGAAAGTATTAAAACCGTTGGCCAGTCAATACCAATTTTTGCACACACTGAAGACGGCAAAAAGTTTTTGGAGATGCGATTGGAAAAGATCGGCGGAGAAAAGCCTAAAAAGGACAATCCAGATTTGCCTTATCCTTTAGTTTAA